GCAGGAATACAACCTGTACATTCGCCAGTTCCCTACCCTGATTACCGCCAAGCTGTTTGGCTACAAGGTCAAGGAAAACTACGGGGTGGATCGTCAGAGCGAAATCACGCGTGACCCCGAAGTCAAATTTGATATTCCTGCGACACCGGCTCCTGCCGGGTATTGAGTGACTCTGGAGGGGGTGCCATGAAGGTGTCCGATCTTGCACCGACGACCGGGCTTGGGTCTGTACGGACAGGCAGGCTGATTTGGGTCTGTCTGCTGACGGTTTTGCTGATGTTGTGCTGGCCGTGGGGCCAGGCGCAGGCCAAACCCGAGCCGATTCCCGCCATTGCCGGTTGGGTGACGGACACCACCGGCACCCTGAGCGCGGAGCAGAAAGAGGCCCTGAACCAGCAGCTCAAGGCTGTGGAGCAGGAAAAAGGCGCACAGGTGGTGATCCTGATGGTGCCCACCACGGGTGAAGAAACGATCGAGCAATACGCCCTGCGTGTTTTTGATCAGTGGGAGATCGGTCGCAAGAAAGTGGACGATGGCATCTTGCTGCTGGTGGCCAAGGATGATCGTCGCATGCGTATCCAGACTGGCTATGGTCTGGAAGGCGCGGTGACAGACCTGCAGGCTGGCCGCATCATCCGAGAACAAATGACCCCTCGCTTTATCGAAGGCAATTTCTACGCCGGCATTCAGGCTGCGACGGATAGTTTGGTGGGGCTGGTCAACGGCGAGGAACTGCCCCCGCCCCCTAAAAATGCCCCTGTCACTTCGTCCGGGGAAGATGGGGTGTTCTGGGAGCCTTTGCTGGCCGTCGGCGCGATCGTGTTTTTTGCTTCGCCCTTGTTTGCGGCCTTTGCCGCGGGGGTGTTCACGCTGGTGGTATCGGGCAGTATTGGTCTGGCTTTGCTGGCCGCCGTCGTTGGTGCGGGTTTGAGCATGATTGGCCGACTCTTTGGGGCAGGCGGCAAGTCCAGCTCCGGGCGTGCTTCGCGTCGTGGCGGCGTCATTGGAGGCCTGGGCGGTTATTCCTCGGGCGGTTTTGGCGGCAATGGCGGCAGCAGCGGTGGGGGTTTTGGCGGCTTTGGCGGTGGCAGCGGCGGTGGTGGTGGCGGCAGTGGAGGCGGTGGCGCCTCCGGTAGCTGGTAAGGCCACAGGGGAGCAACATGAGTGTGAACTGGAAAGAGTTGTCGGGCTGGGCATCGGTGCACGGCCAATGGCTGCGCCGACGTCATTTCAACGCGGAAATGCTGGGCCATCTGGCTGAACAGATTCGCAAGGGTGAACAGAATCATAGTGGCGAGCTGGTGGTGGCGATCGAGGCCGTCCTGCCGGCGCACGAAGCGGACAGTGCCCAACGTGCCCTGGAGGTGTTCGGTCGTTTGCGTGTATGGGATACGCCGCTCAATTCCGGTGTCCTGTTGTATCTGGCTCTGGGGCAGCGGCATATCCACATCATTGCGGATCGTGGCATCCAGGCCGACCCGGCCCAGTGGGCGCGGATCTGCCGAGAGTTGGAAAAGGATCTGGCGGCCCGCGAATATCTGTCTGGCTTGTTGACGGCGGTGGAGGCGATTGAGGCGGTGTTGCAGCAAGGCGCGCCGGCGCATGATCCGAATGATGCGCGCGTCAATGCCTTGCCTGATGAACCTGTGCTGCTGTAAAGGGGGCCCAGGGCCATGAAACCGTCTGCCCCTGTCGGCTCCTGGCAGCAACAAACCTTGGTTGAAGCCATACGTTTGCGTGAGACCCTGTGGGGGCCTCTTGAAGACCTCTCGGAGTCGCGACGTGCACGGGCGGCGGGTGGCTCATTTGCTCGACGCGTAACGGCGCGAGCCCTGGCTCTGGCTCAACGTGACGGGTTGGAGCAGGCCTGGAGTCGCTGGTGGCGCGTGGCGCGTCTTCTGATGGTCGCGATGGCCGTGCTGGCGGTGTTGGCCGGTGCTGCGACCGCAGCCGGTGCCTTGGGCGATGGCCGTCGTGCCGTTAATGTGGTCACGGCCGTAGGAGCCTTGTTGGGACTGCATGTTCTGACTTTTATTTTCTGGTTGCTCAGTCTGGCCTTGTCGGGGAAAACGAC
This genomic interval from Alcaligenes ammonioxydans contains the following:
- a CDS encoding TPM domain-containing protein, with protein sequence MKVSDLAPTTGLGSVRTGRLIWVCLLTVLLMLCWPWGQAQAKPEPIPAIAGWVTDTTGTLSAEQKEALNQQLKAVEQEKGAQVVILMVPTTGEETIEQYALRVFDQWEIGRKKVDDGILLLVAKDDRRMRIQTGYGLEGAVTDLQAGRIIREQMTPRFIEGNFYAGIQAATDSLVGLVNGEELPPPPKNAPVTSSGEDGVFWEPLLAVGAIVFFASPLFAAFAAGVFTLVVSGSIGLALLAAVVGAGLSMIGRLFGAGGKSSSGRASRRGGVIGGLGGYSSGGFGGNGGSSGGGFGGFGGGSGGGGGGSGGGGASGSW
- a CDS encoding TPM domain-containing protein gives rise to the protein MSVNWKELSGWASVHGQWLRRRHFNAEMLGHLAEQIRKGEQNHSGELVVAIEAVLPAHEADSAQRALEVFGRLRVWDTPLNSGVLLYLALGQRHIHIIADRGIQADPAQWARICRELEKDLAAREYLSGLLTAVEAIEAVLQQGAPAHDPNDARVNALPDEPVLL